In Carya illinoinensis cultivar Pawnee chromosome 7, C.illinoinensisPawnee_v1, whole genome shotgun sequence, the following are encoded in one genomic region:
- the LOC122317199 gene encoding protein WUSCHEL — protein MELQQQQNQQRSQNEDGGSGKGGFLCRPSSTRWTPTNDQIRILKDLYYNNGVRSPSADQIQRISARLRQYGKIEGKNVFYWFQNHKARERQKKRFNNDVPLQRGVGNGGWKREESIHTEYSTMASITPGFPASSSSSGTISVGQMGNYGFGSVNMEKSFMDCSISTRASGGVGGSISQNFGWVGVDPYFSSYTLFDPRRSMEENSAGEEEEEEAASEIETLPLFPMHGDDINGFYNVSSTTTSSNGFYSTTFYRSGGDSGKSGSCTSLELSLNSYSRRSS, from the exons ATGGAActtcaacaacaacaaaaccaacaacGATCACAAAACGAGGATGGCGGCAGTGGGAAAGGGGGATTTCTATGCAGGCCAAGCAGTACACGCTGGACTCCTACAAATGACCAGATAAGAATTCTGAAGGACCTTTACTACAACAATGGAGTCAGGTCCCCAAGTGCTGATCAGATTCAGAGGATTTCCGCTAGGCTGAGACAGTACGGAAAGATTGAAGGCAAGAATGTCTTTTATTGGTTTCAGAACCACAAAGCTCGTGAAAGGCAGAAAAAAAGGTTCAATAATGATGTTCCCCTGCAAAGAGGGGTTGGTAATGGAGGTTGGAAACGTGAGGAATCCATCCACACCGAGTACTCCACCATGGCTAGCATAACCCCTG GGTTTCCtgcttcatcttcttcatctggGACGATTTCTGTGGGGCAGATGGGGAACTATGGATTTGGATCTGTGAACATGGAGAAGAGCTTTATG gACTGCTCTATATCAACTCGAGCTAGCGGTGGTGTTGGTGGATCGATCAGCCAAAACTTTGGATGGGTAGGAGTTGATCCCTACTTTTCATCCTACACTCTCTTTGATCCGAGAAGATCAATGGAAGAAAATTCAGcaggagaagaggaagaagaagaagctgcgTCAGAGATAGAAACCCTCCCACTGTTCCCCATGCATGGTGATGACATCAATGGCTTCTACAACGTTAGTAGTACTACTACTTCATCCAACGGGTTCTACAGTACCACCTTCTATCGGTCTGGCGGCGACAGCGGCAAGAGCGGTTCTTGCACTtccctcgagctcagcctcaaCTCCTACTCTCGTAGATCATCATGA